TCATTGGCTCGCGCTATCTCTTCGATAGAAATGCTGTATTGAGAAGAAATTGTCGAAAGTGTCTCACCCTTCTGCACTGTGTGTTCAAACCACTGGGGGGATGCCAAAGGTGTAGTCGCATATTGCCTTGCATTGATAGGACGAGGCGATATCATTACAGATAGATTCGATACGTTCGCGTATATATTTTCTGATTTCAGGAGAG
This DNA window, taken from Acetomicrobium sp. S15 = DSM 107314, encodes the following:
- a CDS encoding LysM peptidoglycan-binding domain-containing protein, with product LLKSENIYANVSNLSVMISPRPINARQYATTPLASPQWFEHTVQKGETLSTISSQYSISIEEIARANELKDLFFLGYYLTITLKEALK